One Vespa crabro chromosome 9, iyVesCrab1.2, whole genome shotgun sequence genomic region harbors:
- the LOC124426763 gene encoding uncharacterized protein LOC124426763 isoform X4, whose amino-acid sequence MLRAKRGPSHSDGVTSERRSGVAMTTELYTVAMTDPQLTNNNNNNNNNNNNNNDGEPKYLHKKFKKMATTEVTPRVEAKKESTADDKGNTDVQKKREAVKESRDSPKEALKAEASPETETEPAESRKTGYVCPYCKLSCAKPSVLQKHIRAHTNERPYPCVPCGFAFKTKSNLYKHRRSRTHALKMEGGDSSKQVSEDSDISLSDSASNGTGTPPPPPTSTPTTTSSVVKTVKTGKIYKPKFHTALQSINNETETSSFSSTTSSSSNSSVAVTSNNSTVNAAKPNADRLQEHIDKIITDNRAIVDAVDPRLHKLMQRQQSMVEIKQSDQPLNLSSADESSTRKRCYSESFAQEITDREPTSNSEASIIKDLLLKTRGTGDAEATTEIENYVCPSCSIPYTSIDNLETHRRYYCKGPISPRRSDYQLDNEKRESEFESKSSDYYATLQPLPSPGPLLGNTRLVDAYAPPAKKQRSESVPTSLRSLEELSKYPRPNSLQMFGGEVRILDNTGETKTMRIEPRQTNSPTSEQISSNKCVTSETASIVVRSGLHSGGTMVHKPPGTPTSTQSSSISLPNTPKMLAPIIPNISTPNIAPTMSCYNYLEPHLNPLTSITAYNPLTLPQAGITSILHGGKVIPYVPGMPGPHTLTGAPPPPPPPPIDISPGVASGEVGYKVIPGVPGLHMIPQPLDLASPVKIQAPNVPGMPGPGISVGHVSIMGQPLDLASPAKENKLNFKTPSSDGLRSAGGLTSPKVPTVKVDNSTDKYRPSRMSLTSVADLPINELDRHIKHNVPAKHKAIESPREKRELSLVEKSPNVERTYAYSNGIDAPVNSANSYAKHKYSPKSTSENRKRPSTWNIAEMEIGRTQVETLEYGSNLKYDSSPSRENGRIKINVLEGRGKIVESYNTVGETKLKSNPAVLAGAVPPQSHPPPPPPPPPPPPPPPPPTPPVILVNLDSSKSEVPSKTSVELVVKADKSEAKSPKSSDGAKEETSVNKFLRPTSLPLKPGTFTPKKHHGITPTANTLSLISPETPRPKKSYGQLYLNGHAYTYLGLKCSTRVFYCTLNRPQPMYVTQQHGLSMYSNWKICKEAPPDLDLAHYDSRNRPLNYTTACTMREDILTHSSQRPITPTSPDSGLESDIQEKSKRIKIFDGGFESNEDYTYVRGRGRGRYVCEECGIRCKKPSMLKKHIRTHTDVRPYTCRHCAFSFKTKGNLTKHMKSKAHYKKCVELGIAPVPTTVCDENIDKEAIARLAVGGNAEESTSEEEESEGEGEESEESGSEEHEAAQSLLSLSQRNTNRLPGLLPSGRPTTYPYTLTFPSSSVTTNIISTVSSTLSTSDHSTADQETSLIQSEHSHRYYFPSKWTAADELRSSVIQLSKKDDSDIEVEEITDTDSRQQISQPMDLTTKQTTQQPVRSPIPPQRAMPVDILTPVSEPVLLQTIVQTMERLPIQGREWKPNAEGRMLQAYLTERHVMDSKIKQQYRVGNSKIDRTMGGDRDVYPKYQDAGRSRNPENSDIPAVTYTDPTKLQQNAMESKIKHVTKQQSSDDIKMEIREKIYQNNVAMERKVYNFETIHKDKEQHASRDIHENNSRTNVEYGIVMNKNINPIERTNYSSMDISSRSTPGMDRHSPKNFHSDANNRLVSIQYGNNEPPDRTAILKTMNQDVRPANQEMRIPSDIRMQSQSPRNIDLRPPSRELRMPNQDYRVQAQELRLTTQDYKLRGQEIQSLGTEFKQIPTDVRLSQEIVSPGNLEARQVISDNRPPSRDMRMPEYRSEYRSQPQETRRHFEIIQSSTRESPKLQDVSQRPQNIDIKNVDRSDIKHNAEMTKQTIVESIKHTVVARKVVVGGPDFRSPSPTVGNAKPQAEFLQPSTGPAPNYVSYSVTEDGRSVCGICNKVFSKPSQLRLHINIHYFERPFRCESCAVSFRTKGHLTKHERSVSHHNKVSMTSTFGAATTSNPRPFKCTDCKIAFRIHGHLAKHLRSKMHIMKLECLGKLPFGTYAEMERSGINLNDIDTTDCDNSLTSLQILAQRLCEKDPNKMGQWDTEVVQSQPISGGETSSDEGEPISQHPIYSFPVKVTTDAEMSRPYHVPIATEEPKSMVDVHHINSQFNQQKREYGMKENANRSTVSPENNLQSYKCQVCPVSMRNVNELQVHCFVEHNIETESSTNIHGDRGANKCREKENTQKKISAEERVVREDHNRQKIGDT is encoded by the exons ATGCTGCGAGCGAAGAGAGGGCCGAGCCATTCCGATGGAGTAACAAGTGAGCGGCGAAGCGGCGTTGCCATGACGACAG AGCTCTATACTGTGGCGATGACAGATCCACAGTTaactaacaacaacaataataacaacaataataacaacaacaataacgatggCGAGCCGAAGTATTTGCACAAGAAGTTTAAGAAGATGGCGACGACGGAGGTTACGCCTCGAGTCGAGGCAAAGAAGGAAAGCACGGCCGATGATAAGGGGAATACCGATGTccagaagaaaagggaagcgGTCAAGGAGAGCAGAGATTCTCCAAAGGAAGCCCTCAAGGCCGAGGCATCTCCTGAGACCGAGACCGAGCCCGCGGAATCGCGAAAAACCGGATACGTTTGCCCTTATTGTAAGCTCTCCTGTGCCAAGCCAAGCGTTTTGCAAAAGCACATTAGGGCTCATACCAACGAGAGACCGTATCCTTGCGTGCCCTGCGGTTTCGCTTTTAAGACCAAGTCGAATCTTTACAAGCATCGGAGATCTCGGACTCACGCTTTGAAAATGGAAGGCGGCGATAGCAGCAAG CAGGTGTCGGAGGACTCGGACATTAGCCTGTCCGACAGTGCCAGTAACGGTACAGGGACTCCACCACCTCCGCCAACGTCAACGCCCACGACGACCTCCTCCGTCGTGAAGACCGTCAAGACTGGAAAAATCTACAAGCCAAAGTTCCACACCGCCCTCCAATCGATAAACAATGAGACGGAAACGTCTTCGTTTTCGTCTACAACGAGCTCTTCCAGTAATTCTTCCGTAGCTGTGACCAGTAATAATAGCACCGTGAACGCTGCGAAACCGAACGCGGATAGGTTGCAGGAAcacatcgataaaattataacggACAATCGTGCGATCGTCGATGCGGTAGATCCTCGTCTTCATAAATTAATGCAACGACAGCAGAGCATGGTCGAGATAAAGCAGTCCGATCAACCCTTGAATCTCTCATCGGCGGACGAATCCTCGACGAGAAAACGTTGTTACAGCGAGAGTTTCGCTCAAGAGATTACGGATCGAGAACCGACGAGCAATAGCGAGGCATCGATCATCAAGGATCTTTTATTGAAGACGCGCGGAACTGGCGACGCAGAGGCTACCACGGAGATCGAGAATTATGTATGTCCGTCGTGCAGTATACCGTACACGAGTATCGACAATCTCGAGACTCATCGACGATATTATTGCAAGGGACCGATCAGCCCTAGGAGATCGGATTATCAGTTGGATAACGAGAAGAGAGAATCCGAGTTCGAGTCGAAGTCTTCCGATTATTATGCTACCTTGCAACCTCTTCCTTCGCCAGGACCTCTGTTGGGTAACACGAGACTCGTTGACGCTTACGCGCCACCCGCGAAAAAACAGCGCTCGGAATCTGTCCCAACTAGTTTGAGATCTCTCGAGGAACTAAGCAAATATCCGAGGCCAAACTCCTTGCAAATGTTCGGGGGGGAGGTTAGGATACTCGACAATACGGGCGAGACGAAGACCATGAGAATCGAGCCACGACAAACTAATTCACCGACGAGCGAACAGATCTCAAGCAACAAGTGCGTCACGTCGGAGACAGCTTCGATCGTGGTAAGATCGGGTCTTCATTCGGGCGGTACTATGGTGCATAAACCGCCTGGCACGCCTACAAGCACACAAAGTTCCTCCATATCTTTGCCAAACACTCCAAAAATGTTGGCCCCCATCATACCAAACATATCAACTCCAAACATAGCACCGACGATGTCCTGCTACAACTACCTGGAACCGCATTTGAATCCATTGACGAGCATAACCGCATACAATCCGTTGACGTTGCCTCAAGCGGGTATAACGAGTATTCTTCACGGTGGTAAGGTTATACCTTACGTACCTGGTATGCCAGGACCACATACCTTGACCGGTGCACCACCCCCACCGCCCCCGCCACCTATAGATATATCACCTGGTGTGGCGTCCGGTGAGGTTGGATACAAAGTCATACCAGGTGTGCCGGGTCTGCACATGATACCCCAACCTTTGGATCTTGCAAGTCCGGTCAAAATTCAGGCGCCCAACGTACCTGGAATGCCGGGACCTGGAATATCCGTTGGACACGTCTCTATAATGGGCCAGCCATTGGATCTAGCTAGTCCCGCGAAGGAGAACAAGCTTAACTTCAAAACTCCTAGCAGCGACGGTTTGAGAAGCGCCGGTGGCTTAACGAGTCCCAAAGTTCCTACCGTCAAGGTCGATAATTCTACGGACAAATATCGACCAAGTAGGATGTCTCTCACATCTGTCGCCGATCTGCCAATAAACGAACTCGATCGTCATATCAAACACAACGTTCCTGCGAAACATAAAGCCATAGAGAGCCcccgagaaaagagagagttgTCTCTTGTCGAGAAAAGTCCCAACGTCGAAAGAACTTACGCTTATTCTAACGGCATCGACGCACCTGTTAATTCCGCAAATTCGTATGCCAAGCACAAATATTCACCTAAATCGACTTCGGAGAACAGGAAGAGGCCCTCTACTTGGAACATTGCCGAGATGGAAATCGGCAGAACGCAGGTCGAAACTTTAGAGTACGGCTCGAATTTGAAATACGATTCTTCGCCCTCTCGTGAAAATGGTCGTATCAAAATTAACGTTCTCGAAGGTAGAGGAAAGATAGTCGAAAGTTATAATACCGTCGGTGAAACCAAATTAAAATCTAATCCTGCAGTATTAGCGGGAGCAGTACCGCCGCAGTCACACCCGCCCCctccaccgccgccgccgccacctcctccaccgccaccaccgccAACACCACCAGTGATACTTGTGAATTTAGATTCATCCAAGTCAGAAGTGCCAAGTAAAACTTCCGTAGAATTAGTTGTTAAAGCGGATAAGTCTGAAGCTAAGTCGCCGAAAAGTAGCGACGGTGCTAAAGAAGAGACCAGTGTTAATAAGTTTTTAAGACCCACTTCTTTACCTTTAAAACCTGGTACGTTTACGCCAAAAAAACATCACGGAATTACGCCAACGGCAAATACCCTATCCCTTATAAGCCCGGAAACTCCTAGGCCCAAAAAATCCTACGGACAACTTTATTTAAATGGACACGCCTATACATATCTAGGTTTGAAGTGTTCAACGAGAGTATTTTATTGTACCCTAAACAGACCGCAGCCCATGTACGTTACGCAACAGCACGGTCTGTCTATGTATTCCAATTGGAAGATTTGTAAAGAAGCTCCGCCAGATTTGGATCTGGCGCATTACGATTCTAGAAACAGACCTCTTAATTATACCACCGCTTGTACCATGCGAGAAGATATATTGACGCATTCTTCGCAGAGGCCTATCACTCCAACCAGTCCGGATAGTGGGTTAGAAAGTGATATACAAGAAAAATCCaagagaattaaaattttcgacGGCGGTTTTGAAAGTAACGAGGATTACACGTACGTTAGGGGTCGTG GTCGCGGTCGATATGTCTGCGAAGAATGTGGCATTCGTTGTAAGAAACCGTCGATGCTGAAGAAACATATCAGAACTCATACGGACGTACGGCCATACACCTGCAGGCACTGTGCCTTTAG CTTCAAGACCAAAGGCAATCTCACGAAACACATGAAGTCAAAAgcacattataaaaaatgtgtCGAGCTTGGAATTGCTCCGGTACCAACTACAGTTTGCGACGAGAATATCGACAAAGAGGCTATTGCGCGATTGGCCGTCGGTGGAAATGCCGAAGAATCTACTtcggaggaggaagagagcgaaggtgaaggagaagaaagcgAAGAATCTGGGAGCGAAGAGCACGAAGCGGCACAAAGTTTGCTAAGTCTGTCGCAACGTAACACTAATAGATTACCAGGATTATTGCCTTCGGGTCGGCCAACGACATATCCTTATACTTTGACTTTTCCATCGAGCTCCGTTACAACGAATATCATATCAACCGTTTCCAGCACCTTATCTACCAGCGATCATAGTACGGCCGATCAAGAAACTAGCCTCATTCAGAGCGAACACtcgcatcgttattatttccctTCGAAATGGACAGCCGCGGATGAGTTAAGAAGTAGCGTTATACAATTATCGAAGAAGGATGATTCGGATATCGAGGTAGAAGAGATAACTGATACGGATTCGCGCCAACAGATATCCCAACCGATGGATCTTACGACTAAGCAAACTACGCAACAGCCTGTACGATCCCCAATACCACCACAAAGAGCAATGCCTGTTGACATCTTGACACCGGTATCAGAACCAGTTCTATTACAAACGATAGTGCAGACAATGGAACGATTACCTATACAAGGTAGAGAATGGAAGCCTAATGCAGAGGGACGTATGCTTCAAGCATATCTTACCGAGAGACACGTCATGGACagtaaaataaaacaacaatatcgcGTGGGAAATTCGAAAATCGATAGAACTATGGGAGGAGATAGAGACGTTTATCCTAAATATCAAGATGCTGGGAGATCTAGAAATCCGGAAAACAGTGACATTCCTGCGGTAACGTATACGGATCCAACGAAATTGCAACAGAACGCAATGGAATCGAAGATCAAACACGTGACGAAGCAACAATCGTCGGACGATATTAAAATGGAAATTCGAGAGaagatttatcaaaataatgtaGCAATGGAAAGAAAAGTCTATAATTTCGAAACGATTCACAAAGATAAGGAACAGCATGCGAGTCGCGATATTCATGAAAACAATTCCAGAACCAATGTCGAATATGGCATCGTaatgaataagaatattaatccGATCGAAAGGACAAATTATTCTTCTATGGATATATCATCCCGTAGTACACCTGGTATGGATCGTCACTCACCAAAAAATTTCCATTCGGATGCTAACAATCGACTCGTTTCTATCCAATACGGTAACAACGAGCCACCCGATAGAACAGCCATACTTAAAACTATGAATCAAGACGTTAGACCGGCTAATCAAGAAATGCGCATACCTTCGGACATTAGAATGCAAAGTCAAAGTCCACGAAATATAGACCTTCGGCCACCTAGCAGAGAATTAAGAATGCCCAATCAAGATTATCGTGTGCAAGCTCAAGAGTTACGTTTAACTACTCAAGATTACAAATTACGCGGTCAAGAGATACAATCGCTTGGAACGGAATTTAAACAGATACCAACGGATGTACGTTTGAGTCAAGAAATCGTGTCACCGGGGAACCTAGAGGCAAGACAAGTTATCTCAGACAATAGACCACCCAGTAGAGATATGCGCATGCCGGAATATAGATCAGAATATAGATCTCAACCGCAAGAAACAAGACgtcattttgaaataatacaatCGTCTACGCGCGAGTCCCCGAAGTTGCAGGATGTATCTCAAAGACcacaaaatatagatataaaaaatgtagatCGTTCCGATATCAAGCATAATGCAGAAATGACGAAACAGACCATAGTGGAAAGTATTAAACACACGGTAGTAGCTCGAAAGGTGGTCGTCGGTGGTCCAGATTTCAGGTCGCCCTCTCCAACGGTAGGAAATGCTAAACCTCAAGCCGAGTTCTTACAACCATCGACCGGACCGGCGCCAAATTATGTGAG TTACAGTGTAACGGAAGACGGCCGAAGCGTATGCGGAATTTGTAACAAGGTGTTCAGCAAACCTAGTCAGTTACGATTGCATatcaatattcattatttcgaaAGACCATTTCGATGTGAGAGTTGTGCGGTCTCCTTTAGGACAAAGGGCCACTTGACGAAACACGAAAGATCGGTTTCACATCACAATAAG GTCAGTATGACGTCTACCTTCGGAGCTGCCACTACTAGCAATCCTAGACCCTTCAAATGTACAGATTGCAAAATCGCCTTCAGAATACACGGTCATTTGGCTAAACATTTGCGTAGTAAAATGCATATTATGAAATTGGAATGTTTGGGTAAATTACCATTTGGTACGTATGCTGAAATGGAAAGATCCGGTATCAATCTAAATGATATCGACACCACGGACTGTGATAATAGTCTTACTAGTCTTCAG ATTTTGGCACAAAGACTTTGCGAAAAGGATCCAAATAAAATGGGTCAATGGGATACAGAGGTAGTTCAAAGTCAACCTATTAGCGGTGGTGAAACGTCTTCCGACGAAGGTGAACCTATATCTCAACATCCAATTTATTCGTTTCCCGTGAAAGTGACAACGGATGCGGAAATGTCTCGACCATATCATGTGCCAATAGCAACTGAAGAACCTAAATCTATGGTGGACGTTCATCATATTAATTCGCAATTCAATCAACAGAAACGGGAATATGGTATGAAGGAAAACGCAAACCGATCGACAGTTTCAccagaaaataatttacaatcaTATAAGTGCCAAGTCTGTCCAGTGTCTATGCGTAATGTAAATGAATTGCAAGTGCACTGTTTTGTTGAACATAATATTGAAACGGAGTCTAGTACAAATATTCACGGGGATAGAGGTGCGAATAAATgtagggaaaaagagaatactCAGAAGAAAATTTCTGCGGAGGAACGTGTTGTTAGAGAAGATCACAATCGACAAAAGATAGGAGATACATAG